From the genome of Gilliamella sp. wkB7, one region includes:
- a CDS encoding DMT family transporter, producing the protein MNKYLGILAVILASLLWGTTGTAATFAPALSPLFIGSFAMGIGGILQCGLATVKIVHDRALLAVHCRFLIVGALAVAIYPLAFYSSMRLSGVTIGTVVSIGSAPILSAIIEYFSRDFQLNKQWATGALLGIIGMVMLAFSDNASTIIQYTHVNLGILLGLVAGLTYALYSWSARQLMLKGVNTKAAMGATFGCGGLLLIPVMLITGSAFFTSWNNMAVGFYMALIPMFLGYLCYGFGLSKISASMATTITLLEPVIAAILAMLIVGECLSLIGWIGMLLIFICLIMVTLSSLVKN; encoded by the coding sequence ATGAATAAGTATTTAGGTATTTTAGCCGTTATTTTGGCATCACTATTATGGGGCACAACAGGTACGGCCGCCACGTTTGCCCCAGCTTTATCCCCTTTATTTATCGGCTCATTTGCTATGGGTATTGGTGGGATTTTGCAATGTGGATTGGCTACCGTTAAGATTGTTCATGATCGTGCTTTATTGGCAGTGCATTGCAGATTCTTGATCGTGGGGGCACTTGCTGTAGCTATCTATCCTTTAGCATTTTATTCTTCTATGCGTTTATCTGGTGTAACCATTGGTACCGTTGTGTCTATTGGTTCAGCCCCCATTTTGTCGGCGATAATTGAATATTTCAGTCGTGATTTTCAACTCAATAAACAGTGGGCTACGGGTGCTTTATTGGGGATTATTGGAATGGTGATGTTAGCTTTTTCTGACAATGCAAGTACAATAATCCAATATACTCATGTTAATTTAGGTATTTTATTAGGATTAGTTGCGGGCTTGACTTACGCTCTCTATTCATGGTCAGCAAGGCAATTAATGTTAAAAGGCGTTAATACTAAAGCGGCAATGGGCGCTACTTTTGGTTGTGGGGGATTATTATTAATTCCTGTTATGTTAATAACTGGCTCTGCTTTTTTTACTTCATGGAATAACATGGCGGTTGGATTTTATATGGCATTGATACCGATGTTTTTAGGTTATCTTTGCTACGGTTTTGGATTATCAAAAATCTCGGCCAGTATGGCAACAACCATTACCTTACTTGAACCCGTTATTGCTGCGATTCTTGCTATGTTAATTGTGGGTGAATGCTTATCGTTAATTGGTTGGATTGGCATGCTGCTGATCTTTATTTGTCTAATTATGGTAACCTTATCAAGTTTGGTTAAAAACTGA
- a CDS encoding tetratricopeptide repeat protein codes for MKKLLTSGLLFLFLVGPACAQAVKESLKDVPYDEVLKMATENNDPKAQYDLGVRYFQGEGVEKDPLKARQWYEKAAAQGHSGAESNLGYMYENGITVDQDYAKAKEFYEKGAAKNDEYALFNLASLYKEGRGVAKDPLKAKELFEKSAELGLVNAQYHLGDMYLTGDGINKDLNKARYWFEKAAEQGQPESQFNLGVMYENGAAGLTRDHNKAMELIEKGCEGGVEHPICQ; via the coding sequence ATGAAAAAATTACTTACTTCTGGTTTGTTATTTCTATTTTTAGTAGGACCTGCTTGTGCACAAGCAGTTAAAGAGTCATTAAAAGATGTTCCTTATGATGAAGTACTAAAAATGGCAACGGAAAATAATGACCCAAAAGCGCAATATGATTTAGGTGTTCGATACTTTCAAGGGGAGGGTGTTGAAAAAGATCCGTTGAAAGCTAGACAATGGTATGAAAAGGCAGCTGCACAAGGCCATTCTGGAGCTGAATCTAATTTAGGATATATGTATGAGAATGGCATAACAGTTGACCAAGACTATGCTAAAGCCAAAGAGTTTTATGAAAAAGGTGCTGCAAAAAATGATGAATATGCTCTATTTAATCTAGCTAGTTTATACAAAGAAGGCCGAGGTGTAGCTAAAGATCCATTAAAAGCAAAAGAATTATTTGAAAAATCAGCCGAGCTAGGTCTTGTAAATGCACAGTATCATTTAGGGGATATGTATTTAACGGGTGACGGCATAAATAAAGATCTCAATAAAGCTCGATATTGGTTTGAAAAAGCAGCCGAACAAGGACAACCAGAATCTCAGTTTAATTTAGGGGTCATGTATGAAAATGGAGCTGCAGGTCTAACAAGAGATCATAACAAAGCAATGGAATTGATTGAAAAAGGATGTGAAGGCGGTGTAGAACACCCAATTTGTCAATGA
- a CDS encoding MATE family efflux transporter — translation MANPQDIYNDFKNKKISLLFWQYALPSIIGTTVNTLYNIIDGVFIGHWIGREALSGAGIILPVMNLAAGIGMLVGIGSASRISIFLGRGEIDKAEKVAGTSFMLTAVLSGITLALLLYFIDPVLHFIGSSPTNHIYAREFLEVFLPGSIFITLTFNYNNMMRASGYPFKAMVTMFISVIANIILAPIFIIALGWGMRGAAFATTLSMFISFLFVMQHFISKNSNIKLYRRNFRLDITYIKSILSIGMSPFAMQVAASVVVVFINWQLTHYAPISHVSSDDAIAGYSNANRLITLIIMIVIGVNQGMQPIIGYNYGSKNYKRVKETFFYAVKIATVITSAGFILGCFMPDVLVKAFSSEVDLVAISAIALRYTTLSFAFVGFQMVTTSFFQCIGMARVSILLSLSRQILILLPTLYILPLFFDLDGVWASSPTADLLSTGIAYAALYWYFKSIKSRHYPKQVNP, via the coding sequence ATGGCAAATCCTCAAGATATTTATAATGATTTTAAGAATAAAAAAATCAGTTTATTATTTTGGCAATATGCACTTCCCTCCATTATTGGGACAACCGTCAATACTCTTTATAACATTATTGATGGAGTTTTTATTGGGCATTGGATTGGGCGCGAAGCATTAAGTGGTGCAGGCATTATTTTACCCGTTATGAATCTTGCTGCGGGTATTGGTATGTTAGTAGGTATTGGTTCGGCGAGCCGTATTTCTATATTTTTAGGTCGAGGCGAAATCGATAAAGCCGAAAAAGTTGCGGGCACTTCGTTTATGTTAACAGCAGTACTGAGTGGTATTACTTTAGCATTATTACTTTATTTTATTGACCCTGTTTTACATTTTATTGGTTCAAGCCCAACCAACCATATTTACGCTCGTGAGTTTTTAGAGGTATTTTTGCCGGGTAGTATTTTTATTACATTGACTTTCAACTACAACAATATGATGCGAGCAAGTGGTTATCCTTTTAAAGCTATGGTAACTATGTTTATTAGCGTGATTGCCAATATTATTCTTGCCCCAATTTTTATTATTGCTTTAGGTTGGGGCATGCGAGGCGCAGCTTTTGCAACCACCCTATCGATGTTCATTAGCTTTTTGTTTGTAATGCAGCACTTTATTAGCAAAAACAGTAATATCAAGCTATATCGTCGTAATTTTAGACTTGATATTACTTATATTAAATCGATTCTATCGATTGGCATGTCGCCATTTGCCATGCAAGTTGCTGCGTCTGTGGTAGTGGTCTTTATAAACTGGCAATTAACTCACTATGCGCCGATTTCTCATGTTTCAAGTGACGATGCTATTGCCGGTTATTCAAATGCAAATCGATTAATAACGCTGATTATTATGATTGTAATTGGCGTTAACCAAGGAATGCAGCCAATCATTGGCTATAACTATGGTTCAAAGAATTATAAACGCGTGAAAGAGACCTTTTTCTACGCAGTGAAAATCGCTACTGTGATCACGAGTGCTGGGTTTATATTAGGTTGCTTTATGCCTGATGTACTGGTTAAAGCATTCAGTTCTGAAGTGGACTTAGTTGCTATATCAGCTATTGCACTAAGGTATACAACGCTTTCATTTGCGTTTGTTGGGTTCCAAATGGTAACAACAAGCTTTTTCCAATGTATTGGTATGGCTAGAGTTTCTATTTTACTCAGTCTTTCAAGGCAAATTTTAATTTTATTGCCAACGCTTTATATTTTACCGCTATTTTTCGATTTAGATGGAGTTTGGGCATCATCACCTACCGCTGATCTTTTATCAACCGGTATCGCTTATGCAGCACTCTACTGGTATTTTAAATCGATTAAAAGTCGGCATTATCCTAAACAAGTTAATCCGTAA
- the yejK gene encoding nucleoid-associated protein YejK — translation MSVQIEKVILHKLIRKNDTEIELQLRDSMLSNQQAVVNLIEDINRIYNNKSKAYGLFNSESLFEQSLKELRLGNQDFLHFSQESTKQLRNELAKYPFAEGGTVVFCHYRYLAVEYLIIAVLNSCSSMLVNEQLDITETQYLDIDHADIIARIDITEWETTPDSKRYLTFLKGRVGRKVSDFFMDYLGASEGLDAKAQNKTLVKAVDDYCQEMQFDKQDKTNARENVYNYCQAQLQAGEEIELKNLANELPANGENNFAEFVKNSDYDLEETFPVDRSALRQLKKFSGSGGGLTLSFDSDLLGERIKWDPQTDTLVIKGVPPNLRDQLQRNSGSN, via the coding sequence ATGAGTGTACAAATAGAAAAAGTTATTTTACATAAATTAATCAGAAAAAATGACACTGAAATTGAACTGCAACTTCGTGATTCAATGCTAAGCAATCAACAAGCGGTTGTCAATTTAATTGAGGATATTAACCGTATTTATAATAATAAAAGCAAAGCTTATGGGCTATTCAATAGTGAAAGTCTGTTTGAACAGTCGCTTAAAGAATTACGTTTAGGCAACCAAGATTTTTTGCATTTTAGTCAAGAATCGACCAAGCAACTACGCAATGAACTCGCTAAATACCCGTTTGCAGAAGGTGGCACGGTGGTCTTTTGTCATTACCGTTATCTAGCTGTTGAATACTTAATTATTGCAGTATTAAATAGCTGTTCAAGTATGTTAGTTAATGAACAGCTTGATATAACCGAAACCCAATATTTGGATATTGATCATGCCGATATTATTGCTCGAATTGATATCACTGAATGGGAAACCACACCAGATTCAAAACGCTATTTAACCTTTTTAAAAGGACGAGTTGGGCGCAAAGTGTCTGACTTTTTTATGGACTATTTAGGTGCCAGTGAAGGATTAGATGCGAAAGCGCAAAATAAAACTTTAGTGAAAGCGGTTGATGACTATTGCCAAGAAATGCAATTTGATAAACAAGACAAAACCAACGCCCGTGAAAATGTCTATAATTATTGTCAAGCTCAATTACAAGCAGGCGAAGAGATCGAACTCAAAAATCTAGCTAATGAATTGCCGGCTAATGGTGAAAATAATTTCGCTGAATTTGTGAAAAATAGCGATTACGATTTAGAAGAGACCTTTCCAGTTGATCGTAGTGCACTGCGTCAACTCAAAAAATTCTCAGGTAGTGGCGGTGGATTAACCTTAAGTTTTGATTCTGACTTATTAGGTGAACGAATTAAATGGGATCCGCAGACTGATACACTAGTGATTAAAGGTGTTCCACCAAATTTACGCGATCAATTACAACGTAATAGCGGTTCAAACTAA
- the nfo gene encoding deoxyribonuclease IV, translating into MKYIGAHVSAAGGVDNAPINAYQIGATAFALFTKNQRQWHAKPLESAIIDSFKKRCERYGFTSKQILPHDSYLINLGSPDSEQLDKSRTAFLDEMQRCEQLGLTLLNFHPGSHLQKISVDDCLARIAESINITLDKTKNVVAVIENTAGQGSNLGYKFEHLAQIIDKVEDKSRVGVCIDTCHAFAAGYDLRTEKACKETFDEFEKIVGFKYLRGMHLNDAKSELASHVDRHDSLGKGNIGQTAFEFIMQDPRIDEIPLILETIDPDIWAQEIAWLKGQAK; encoded by the coding sequence ATGAAATACATTGGTGCACATGTTAGCGCAGCAGGGGGAGTCGATAATGCTCCAATCAACGCCTATCAAATTGGCGCAACAGCTTTTGCCTTATTTACAAAAAATCAAAGACAATGGCATGCTAAGCCACTTGAATCAGCCATAATCGATAGTTTCAAAAAACGCTGTGAACGATATGGCTTTACCAGTAAACAGATCTTACCGCATGATAGTTACCTGATAAATCTAGGTAGTCCTGATAGTGAGCAACTCGATAAATCACGAACGGCTTTTTTAGATGAGATGCAACGCTGTGAACAGTTGGGACTCACCTTATTAAACTTTCATCCGGGGAGTCACTTACAGAAAATATCGGTTGATGACTGTTTAGCGCGTATTGCTGAATCGATAAATATCACTTTAGATAAAACCAAAAACGTTGTTGCTGTGATTGAAAATACGGCAGGGCAAGGATCTAACTTAGGTTATAAGTTTGAACATCTGGCACAAATCATTGACAAAGTTGAAGATAAAAGTCGTGTAGGTGTTTGCATTGATACCTGTCATGCCTTTGCTGCTGGTTATGATTTACGTACTGAAAAAGCCTGTAAAGAAACGTTTGATGAATTTGAAAAGATTGTTGGCTTTAAATATTTACGGGGCATGCATTTAAACGATGCCAAAAGCGAACTCGCTAGCCATGTTGACCGCCATGACAGTTTAGGTAAAGGTAACATCGGTCAAACGGCATTTGAATTTATCATGCAAGATCCGCGAATTGACGAAATACCACTCATTCTTGAAACCATTGACCCTGATATTTGGGCTCAGGAGATTGCTTGGTTAAAAGGGCAAGCAAAGTAG